DNA from Streptomyces rishiriensis:
GTCGGCTTCTCCAGCGGTGGCCGCGTGGAGCCGTCGAGGGTCTGGGACCTGAGCAGTGGCCGGTGCCGGTTGTCCCTCGACCAGGCGCCCGACACCAAGGAGGTCGTGCTGAGCGCGGCCGGGCGGGTCGCCGTGACCGCCGGAGGGAGGTCCGTCCGGGTGTGGCACCTGCCGCCCGCGGGGCCGCCGGCGCCCTGGAGTTACGTCCGCCCCCATGAAGCCCCGGACGTCGCCGCCACCGCCGCCCGGGCGGCCGCCCTGCTGGCGGAGGCGGCCACGCTGGCGGGCGCCGGGCGGCTCGACGAGGCGGCAGGCCGGATCCGTACCGCTCGCGCGCTGCCGGGGCACCTGCGCCACGCCGAACCGGTGCGCCTCTGGCGCCGTCTCGGCGCCCTCGGCCGTCGGACCGAGCTCACCGACGCCTGGTCTGCGGGCCGGATCGAACCGGAGGACGGCCGGTCGTGGGCACTGGAGTTCAGCGGCCGCAGCCCCACCGCGCTCGCCCGCGCCTGGAGCCCCGCCGAAGTGTGGGTCTTCGACGTCGAGACCGGGCAGCTGCTGCACACGCTCAGCCTGCACACCGGCCACATCAGCGCCGCGGCGATGACCGGCGACGGCCGGCTCGCGGTGTCCGGGGGCGAGGACGGCCGGGTCGTCGTCTGGCACCCGCGCGACAGGCGGATGGTCCAGCTGTTCACCAGCCCTCGCGACCACGTGTACTACGTCGCGGTCAGCGAGGACGGCCAAGTGGCTCTCTCGGGAACCGCCGAGGGCGTGGTCGCGGCCTGGGACATCGCCAGCGGCCGGACCATCGGGCGCTGGGAGGCCCACCCGGGGGCGGTGCTGGGCGTGGCCGTCAGCGCCGATCACCGCTACGGGCTCTCTCGCGGCCAGGACGTCAGCGTGAAGATCTGGGATCTGCGCGCGGGCGAGCTGCGGTGGGTGCTGCGCGGGCACGACGAGTGGATCGGCGCCGCACGGCTGAGCGACGACAGCCGGTTCGTGGTCACCGGTGGCGCCGACGCCGCGGTGCGGGTCTGGCGGATCGCCGACGGACAGTGCGAGGTGGTGCTGACCGGGCACGCGGACGCCGTGGTCGACGTCCTGCCGAGCCCGGACGCCCGGCGGCTGCTGTCCTGCTCGGTGGACGGCACCGTCCGGCTGTGGGACGTGGTGGGTGCTCGCTGCGTCCACGTCCTGGCCGGGCACACCGGCGTCGTGCGAAGTCTGGCCGTCACACCGGACTTCCGGCTCGCGGCGTCGGGCGGGGAGGACCGCAAGGCCCGGTTGTGGGACCTCACGACCGGCCGTCAACTGCGCGCCTTCACCGGCTTCTCTGACGCCGTCACCCATGTCGCGCTGGCCCCCGACGGCGCCCTGCTGCTGGCCGGCCGGCGACGAGAGCGGGCGCCTGCTGACCTGGGCCCTGGACTGGGAGTACGACTTCGGCTCGGCGACGGGCTCCCTGCGGCCGGAGGCCGAGCCGACGCTCGGCGAGCTGCGGGCCGAGGTCGCCGTGCCGCTGCCTTCCCGCGAAGACAGCCGCCCGGCGCTCGTCGAGGCGTTCGCCCGCCTCGGCGACCGGCAGCGGCACGCCGTCACCCGCACCCTGGACCTCGCCGGAGAACTGGACAAGATCCTTTCACGCACCGATACCGGCTACCGGCTGTACGTGCGCTTCGCGGCCGAGGACGCGGCGGCCCGGGAGCCCACCCGGACACCGAGCACGGCCGAACGGCTCGCGCTGCTGCTGCGACCGCAGGAAGAGCTGAACCGGTCCGAGGAGTTCTGGGCAGGCCACTTCGCCGGGCAGCTCCAGGACGACCTCGTCACGCTCGCCGAGGCCGCCCGGGTGCTGCACCGCGAGGGTGACCTGGCCGTGGCCGAGCACGCGTGGCAACTCGTCGTCGACGTCCGCTCCCACCTCTGGGACGCGGGGCACGTCGAGACGCAAGGCGCGATGCTCGGCTGGGCCGCGGTCCTCAGCGACCTGCACCGGGAGCCGGAGGCCCTGGCGCTGGTCCGGGCGGTGACCGGAGAGCGTGCACAGCACCTGGGGCCGGACGACCCGGCCACCCTGGAGGCGACCGCGGCGCTCGCGTCCCTGCTGTCGGCGAGCGGCGAGCAGGCGGAAGCGGAACGGGTCTACGACGACCTGCTGCCCCGGCTCGCGAGGCGCTTCGGCCGCGACGACGCCCGGACGCTCGACGCCCGGGTGGGGCTGGCGCGCGTGCACCACCGGCTCGGGCGACCGGGCGAGGCCGAGCGGGTCCTGCGTGAGGTGCTGGGGAAACGGCGGCTGCGGTTGGGCGACGACCACCCGGACACGCTCGCCGTCCAGACCGAGCTGGACAGCGTGCGGGCGATGTCGCCGGCGCCGGAGAAACCGGCGTGGTGGCGATGGAGGAGGCGGAGATGATCCCGGGTCGGTCCAGTGTCGAAGCTCTGATCACCGGCAAGGTGTTCATGGGGGAGATCGGGGCGTTCTTCCCCGTGAGCGTGACGGTGCGGGGCGACGAGTTCGCGGCCGTGTTCATGATGCGTCCCGGTGAGCTCGGGCATCGCACCACCGGGCCCTACACGCCCGAGCGGCCACCGGTCGACGCGATGAACTGGGCTCAACTGCGGACGGGGACGGGCATGGCGGGGCACTTTCCCCGCTTCCGGATCGAAGCGAGCGGCCGGTGGCCTCGCATCCACGTCGAACTGCTCGGCACCGCCGTCCGCGGACTGATCGTGATGCCGGAGGAGGTGACCGCGGAGTCGGTGAACGCGCCCTACCTCGGCGAGTGGCAGGAGCAGATCTCTTCCACGGTGCGGATCGCGCTCGACTGGATCGCCGGCTGGCTCACAACCTGTCACCACCAGGCCGGCGGCGCCGAGCCGTCGGTCGACATCGATCTGGTCTATCGGCCGGACGACGACTACGAAACCGGCCTCGCCAAGGTCGACGAGCGGGTGCGGGAGCTGATCCCGCCGGTGCGCCCGGTCCTCGAGT
Protein-coding regions in this window:
- a CDS encoding tetratricopeptide repeat protein, yielding MAEHAWQLVVDVRSHLWDAGHVETQGAMLGWAAVLSDLHREPEALALVRAVTGERAQHLGPDDPATLEATAALASLLSASGEQAEAERVYDDLLPRLARRFGRDDARTLDARVGLARVHHRLGRPGEAERVLREVLGKRRLRLGDDHPDTLAVQTELDSVRAMSPAPEKPAWWRWRRRR